AtaagattaaagaaaaatagaCTTCAGGTTTCTATTTACCAGAGAAGGCGGACTGAACCGCTGGTGGGACTTAGATAGTGATATGTATACACCATTCCTTACAGCGCTTTCCCACCCACACGCACATctgtttataaatgtgtgtgtgtgtgtgtttgtatgtgtgtagggAGCTCCTCGCATTGATTGCAGTGGCGGTAATTAGCACTTCATCAACTGTGATTGCAGGAGCTATCTGCCAGCCTCCAGTGTGTTTTTATCGGCCGTAAAAAGCAACATCTCTGATTTTCCCCacaaactttgtgtgtgtgtctgtatgtgtgtgtgtgcatgtcgtAGGCAAGatgaaaatttgaattttttttatatatatatatatatgtttgtttttgccacatctgtgtgaatgtgtttcttaGAAAATCACACAACTCCcttgcaaaatgtttttatcttttctagGTTACTtgacaaagagaaaagtgtgtgactagagatagaaagagagggagaggggaacATACTCGTAAAAAATAGAGGACGACAGTCCAAATATTTACTCTATCTATACAGTCTCTATCCCAGAACATAGCTGGTGAACTGTGGTATAGAAAATAGATCTGAAGGTACACAGACTCATTCTGCAACAGGGCATTatagagggggagggggggtttcTTGGATGAACCGTCAGCAAGCAAAGTACCACGAGTGTGGTGGTTGTGAAACACGTGTTATTCACATGAATTCTCACAGTTTCAGAGGAATCTAAAGGCATTCCATGATCAGAGGTCCTCTTCCCTCCTGTGCTGGAGAAACTCAGCCGCCTCAGAATCCATCCACCCATGTTGAGACCGCTGGAGAAAGGGAGGACAAGGCGGAGAAAGAAGAGGACGAGCAAgagaagaaagggagggaggttTGCCTGGATCTGATCCACAGAAGAAAGAGGGTCGGGAGTCTTGTGGGGAAAAGCCCTGCCTCCGTCACGTTCCCCccccttccacacacacacacacacacactgggcaCTGGTCAGGTGTGGCTATGTGGTGGGCTTGTCGGGCTTGCTGACGGGTTTACCTCCGTTCATCACTGCTGGCTCACTTGTGCTTTTACTGGGAGGTACTGCCGCCTTGGGTACTGTCTCTCCAACATCATGCAACGATGGCTCTCTGTACATGGCAACTgcaggagcagaaaacaagaaaataaagcagagagacaagtataaaaaaaatgttagcaaGAGCTTCTTTCCTGTACGTTTGACTTCACCTGTCTGAAAGTAATCATGCAGCATCTTTCCCCTTAACAATACTTGATGTTGCTTCCTTTATTCAAAAGTTCATATACAGACAAAATCCCTCAAAACCTCCACTGAAGATATCCTGCAATttacagatggaaaaaaagctGATACATTTTTCAGCCACAGTCTTCATACTAccatctttcttttcctgtcagGGCTGATTGTAAATCTAAGCACGGGGTTTTTGACAAACAGCGAAAAGTGTTTCATTATCCCTCACTTTACAGCCACTACACTACAGCTGTATTACTGTCTTGacaggacacttcaacatgatTCCGTGTTTAAATAATAGGAAGCAATCAGGCTGGTGGTGGCTGACGAGAGTGATGGTGGCATCCACTGGACTATCAACATTTCATACTGCACTTACAGTACAGAGCTGTCTTGCCTCCTACACTGTATgctaaaagcagaaaaataatgaattagcacataaatacaataatatcTCAAACACATTGATCATAGTGGTGCCATTACTCAGGGTAGGATCATGTCTTATTGTATGGGACATCTGTCCTGTCATGTAATAGGTGTAGTCATGCTTTTTACTGATTTGTACCCCAAAATATCCAGAcgtatttacagtatgtttccaCCCAAAGGTTACGTTTTGCACTGCAAAAAGATAATGATCACCCTGGTTTAAAGTAAGTAACAGTGAGACCGTGCAGTAGTAAGGTCTTTTGCAACATTAACAGCTCAAAGACTGCTTCAGGTAACAGTAtgtgaagagaaaatgaagaagaaatgcaaACGAGCTGTTGATTATGCCCCTTGAGTCCGTctgagaacaaaacagaaaatcacaagtGTTTACACTtaagaatgtgtttttatattgcaattttcttgtattattgatttttttttcagctgaactgctcatccaaacattgagtcattaaaaaaaatcacttactGCTCGTGTAAACTGGCCTTGCGGATAGTCTTAGCTTTATTTGCCCAAAATGTGAGATCTCTATCTCTGAGAACTCTGTTGCCACCATAATACGATGGTAGGTACACAACATTCAGAGTTGTATATCTCAAAACCTTTACACATGAAATTGAAATTGTCAACATTTTACTTCATGATTTGGGTGATCTGACCCTtgaaaggataaggctggtgatattcagtctttttttcattgtcaacaaattccttgaaaagaccaaaaccgtGTTAGTCCGTCCATCTTCCATGCCCTGTCTTTGGCATTCAACCCCAAGCCTACTGGTCTCTACAGAATAAATATGGATCATGaatatatactttcatttttttaaaaaaaaggataaatacatttcttaaaCAGCTGGCCACTGTAGTTTTTCACAAATATTTCTCatacaggagtaaatagtgcatttattGAGGACTGTTTTCTGtggtggattaatacacatttggtgctctagtgagtatttacagcagaaaGACAATCTATGTGGGATTGATAAAGTGCCCATGTTTATCAtagtgaaggaacatgtcaaccTGTCAAACAGTgcagctcactgatgtgttttttaattcatttaagtttttggacaacaatggaggtctgtggcacagaggaatatatcaggctttgggtACACAACAATAATTgatagtaggatcaattcattgttggatttgacaataagaaaaatatagaatatcaccacacctaaaataaacactgactttttaaaatttacttaaaaaagGAGCTCTAGCAATTAGCCATGGCTGCCACGTCAGAACTAAATGCTTACTACAGTGCAGTCTGAAAAATGTTGTCATTAGATCTCATTTGAGTGTCTATTACATACCTTCTAATGGCTTGGGCAGGAAGTGAGcagctggttttgtttttttcactcgGTTCCCCTTCATGGCTTGGCCCTCTTTATTGAGCCCGAGGAACCAAGCTCTCCCCGACTCCTGTTGTCTGTACAACATGGACGAGTAGATCACATAGTAGTTCTCAAACACCGACTCTTTGAACTTGCACTCTGCTGTAAAGAGTTCCTGCAAAGACAGACACACGGACCAGACAGAATGAAAGgacaaggttttttttatttattaaaaaacactaCACATGCCTATAATATATATTTGAGACCTTACAATGGACACAAATTAATAATTCAGGCTTCATATTGTGCAAAAATGAAACAGATGTCAGATGAATTATTCATATTTGAACTTATACAGAGGTCACCAGGACAAATGCCATCTTTATTTTACACTCACAATATATAGAATAATGTTATGGCAGGCACAGAAACTGCCTCGCCAGGTGAAATGGACTTCATACTTCTACCTGTCATGAAAAGGACGAGCGCTGCAGAGTCTATCTCGCTCTACTCATGTCTGATTCAAGCCGAGCCTAATGACCTGCTCTGATGAAATGCAACTCTCATTCTCTCCTTGGCCTTAACCTTGACATCAGATGTAAGAGTGCTCGTTTAGTCAATTAGCTCATGTTCCCAGCAGAAAGTATATATTGTTAGGCACTGACCCTAGCACCagaaaaatcagcattttttcccccagaaGTCCAGCTAGACACT
This genomic interval from Thunnus thynnus chromosome 11, fThuThy2.1, whole genome shotgun sequence contains the following:
- the fgf14 gene encoding fibroblast growth factor 14 isoform X3 yields the protein METTSFAKIVERRVRKALKAEVQKDPQLKGIVTRLYCRQGYYLQMNPDGSLDGTKDDSSNSSLFNLIPVGLRVVAIQSVKTGLYIAMNGEGHLYTSELFTAECKFKESVFENYYVIYSSMLYRQQESGRAWFLGLNKEGQAMKGNRVKKTKPAAHFLPKPLEVAMYREPSLHDVGETVPKAAVPPSKSTSEPAVMNGGKPVSKPDKPTT
- the fgf14 gene encoding fibroblast growth factor 14 isoform X4, giving the protein MPLARTTERSAGDLCAFPQDPQLKGIVTRLYCRQGYYLQMNPDGSLDGTKDDSSNSSLFNLIPVGLRVVAIQSVKTGLYIAMNGEGHLYTSELFTAECKFKESVFENYYVIYSSMLYRQQESGRAWFLGLNKEGQAMKGNRVKKTKPAAHFLPKPLEVAMYREPSLHDVGETVPKAAVPPSKSTSEPAVMNGGKPVSKPDKPTT
- the fgf14 gene encoding fibroblast growth factor 14 isoform X1 → MWFLWNIFSKGTHMLQCLCGKSLKKNKNPSDPQLKGIVTRLYCRQGYYLQMNPDGSLDGTKDDSSNSSLFNLIPVGLRVVAIQSVKTGLYIAMNGEGHLYTSELFTAECKFKESVFENYYVIYSSMLYRQQESGRAWFLGLNKEGQAMKGNRVKKTKPAAHFLPKPLEVAMYREPSLHDVGETVPKAAVPPSKSTSEPAVMNGGKPVSKPDKPTT